The following is a genomic window from Deltaproteobacteria bacterium.
CTGCGCCTGTTTCAGGATGTTCTGAAAATCCATCGTCGATCCCCTGTCATTGACCCCGGAAGGCAATTCGCCTCGGGATCTGTTTGCCGGGCTACGCACGCCTCACGGGCTACCCCTCGCGGGGGACGCCTTGCCCGCGAAAAATACCTCGGCGCAAAAACCTTCCGGGCCAAGGCCGGTAATATGTATCACCTGGACCGCTCAGGCGTCCGGATCGGACTCGCCCGGCGCAGGTTCTTCGGGTTCCGCCTCGGGGGCGGCGGGCGGAGGCGCGGGCGCCTTGCGCGGGGCGGGCCGCACTTCCAGCACCGTCGACCCCTCGAACTCCTTGAGCACCTCGGCCAGCAACGGATCGTCGAGGGCTTTTCTCCTTGCCCGGTCCTCCTCGGCGGCTGCGTCTACGGTCTCAGGGGTTTTTTTTTCCCCGGAAGCGGTCAGCCGGACCTCGAGTTTCTTTCCCGCCGCTTCCGAGACGGCCTGAATAAGGACAGGCCACTTGTCGTCTTCCTTCAGCCGGTCGAGCACGAACTGATGGGGGGACGAGATGACCAGCTCGTCTCCCTCGCGCCGCCCCTTCATCTGCGAAAGGAGACTCAGCAGCACCGTCTTCTTTTTCCCGGTCAGGTTTTTCAGGAGGGCGTCCCACAGCTGGTCCCTGGCTCCCGCTGCGGGCGCCGGCGCGGGTCCGCGCGCCGCGAAGGTCGTCGAAGCGGCCCTCGGCGGAGAATCCGTCTCCGGCGAACCGGAAACCGCGTGCAGCCTGGGCTTCGGCGGAGGGGCCGCCTCCCCTGCCAGACCCTCGACGTCGAGCAACCCCGGAGCGTTTACCAGCCGCAGCAGCAGCAATTCGAACCCCAACCGCGGGAACTCCGTGCCGAGAACGTCCTTCTCCGAACGGAAAGCGATATCCAGCAGGAACATCCATTCCTCGCGGCTTTTCCCCGCGCAAAGCCCCTTCAAACGCTCGAGCGAAGACGGGGAATGCCGGAAAAGCAGGCCGTCGTTCTCCGTGAATTTCCAGACGGCGGCGTCCCGCAGGACATCCACGATCGAAAGGTAAAGAAATTTCAGGTCCGCCCCCCGCGACAGAAGGACGGAAAATTTCCGGATCGCCTCTCCCGCATTTCCGGCCGCCACTTCGCCCACCAGGTCGAGCGCCGCCTCCGTGCCGACCAGCCCGAGCATTTCCTCGACGAGCGCCGCATCGATACGTCCGTTTCCGGACACCGCCGCCTGCTCGAAGATCGACTGCCCGT
Proteins encoded in this region:
- the dnaX gene encoding DNA polymerase III subunit gamma/tau; this translates as MERRRTGADTHMAYEALARKWRPKGFEEVVGQGHVTRALANAISLGKIHHAYLFAGTRGVGKTTFARILARALNCEKGPSAAPCRQCSACLEVLAGTAVDVQEIDGASNTGIDDVRRLRENAAYAPSRLRYKIYIIDEVHMLSKSAFNGLLKILEEPPPHTVFVFATTEPNRIPDTILSRVQRFDFRMLTEEEILDRLREMANAEKIECEEDALGLVARYAFGSMRDGQSIFEQAAVSGNGRIDAALVEEMLGLVGTEAALDLVGEVAAGNAGEAIRKFSVLLSRGADLKFLYLSIVDVLRDAAVWKFTENDGLLFRHSPSSLERLKGLCAGKSREEWMFLLDIAFRSEKDVLGTEFPRLGFELLLLRLVNAPGLLDVEGLAGEAAPPPKPRLHAVSGSPETDSPPRAASTTFAARGPAPAPAAGARDQLWDALLKNLTGKKKTVLLSLLSQMKGRREGDELVISSPHQFVLDRLKEDDKWPVLIQAVSEAAGKKLEVRLTASGEKKTPETVDAAAEEDRARRKALDDPLLAEVLKEFEGSTVLEVRPAPRKAPAPPPAAPEAEPEEPAPGESDPDA